The Urbifossiella limnaea nucleotide sequence CGGCGGCCGGACCAACTTCGACCACGACGACGCGGCGCTCGGCGGGCTCCGCGGCGTGTGGCTGGCGCCCGGCGACCTGGCCGTCTACGACGACGGGGCCGCGGCGAACGCGCTCGTCGGCGGGGCCGGGAACGACTGGCTCCTTCAGGGGCCGGCCGACGGCGTGTACCTGCTCGACCCGGGCGACCGCGTCACCGTGCTGTGACTGCGACCGTTCACAACCGAAGCCGGGGGGCGTGTGCCCCCCGGCTTCGAGCGTTTCCGGAATTCTTGTCGCACCCGCACGTCCGGCGGCGAGCCGTGGGTAGTTCCGCGAACCCCTCGCCCGAGGACACCTGACATGACCCGTCGCACGCTCCGCCTCGAAGGCCTGGAGGCCCGCGAAGTCCCCGCCGCCGTCGGCGCCCTCGACCCGTCGTTCGGCACCGCCGGCATCGTCACCACCACCTTCGGCGGCGTGGACGCCGCGGCCGCCGTCGCCGTCCAGGCGGACGGCAAGATCGTCGTCGCCGGCTCGACGAGTGTCGGCAACGACTTCGCCGTCGCCCGCTACAACCCGGACGGTAGTCTCGACACTACCTTCGCCGGTGACGGCACCGCGACCGTCGATTTCGGCTTCGCCGCCGACGACGAGCAGGCCACCGCCCTGGCCGTACAGGACGACGGCAAGATCGTCGTCGTCGGCACCGCGACGTTCGCCGGCGACCAGGACTTCGTCGTCGCCCGGCTCACGGCCGACGGCACGCTCGACCCGTCGTTCTCCGTCGACGGCCGCGCCCGCTTCGACTTCGCCGGCGGCGGCACCGACAACGACCTGGCCTACGGCGTGGCGATCCAGGGCAGCGGCCCCGGCCGCACGATCGTCGTCGTGGGGACGACCGACCAGACGGGCTCCCTGCTGGGCACGAACATCGGCGTCGTCCGCTTCACCGACGCGGGCGCCGTCGCAAGCTCGCAGGACGTGACGCTCGGCGGCGACGAGGAGGGCCGTGCCGTGGTTATCGACGCCGCCGGCCGCATCGTCGTGGTCGGCCACACCGACGCGGGCGGCGGGATCATCCCCGGCAACCTCGGCGTCGTCCGGCTGCAGGCGGACGGCGTCACCCTCGATACCGGCTTCGACGGCGACGGCCGGCTGGTCGTGGACATCGGCGGCGGCAACGACGAGGCCGCCGGCGTGGCGATCGACAGCAACGACCGCATCGTCGTCGCCGGCACGGTGGTCGGCGCGGGGTCGAACTTCGTCCTCACGCGGCGGAACGCCGACGGCTCACCCGACACGTCGTTCAGCGGCGACGGCGAGGCCGTGTTCAACCTCGGCGGCGTGGACACGGCCCGCGGCGTCGCGGTGCTGCCCGACGGCCGCATCGTCGTCGTCGGCACCACGACCGCCGGCGCGGCGCCCGACGACTTCGCAGTTCTGCGGCTGACCGCGGCCGGCGACCCCGACACGAGCTTCAGCGCCGACGGCCGCGTCTTCGTGGACGCGGGCGGCGACGACGAGGCGGCCGGCGTGGCCGTCGACCGCAACGGCCGCGTCGTCGTCGCGGGTCGCACCAGCGTCCTGAACAACTTCGCCGTCGCCCGGCTGATCGGCAGCGTCGAAAAGGGAGAGGCGGTCGCGGCCGGCGGCGCCGCGGGCGCGACGGCGGCGCTGTTCGAGCCCGACGCCGCCGGCGCGCTGCCGGCCGCGTCGGCCGCGGTCGCGGCGTTCGGCGCGAGCACGGCGAACGCCCGCACCGCCGTCGCCGACGTGAACGGCGACGGGTTCGACGACACCATCCTGGCGACCGGCCCCGGCGTGCCGCTGCGGGTGGCGGTGGTGAGCGGTGCGGACGACACCACGCTGCTGGTCGCGCCGTTCGCCCCGTTCGCCGGCAGCGAGGACTTCGCCGGCGGCGGGTTCGTGTCGGCCGGCGACTTCGACCTCGACGGCCGGGCCGAGTTCGTCGTGACGCCGGACGTGAGCGGCGGCCCGCGGGTGACCGTGTTCGCCCGTGCTGCCGACGGCACGCCGGCCGTCCGCGCCAACTTCTTCGGCATCGACGACGCGGCATTCCGCGGCGGCGCCCGCACCGCGGTCGGCGACGTGGACGGCGACGGCGTCCCCGACCTGACGGTGACGGCCGGGTTCGGCGGCGGCCCGCGGGCGGCGCTGTTCGACGGCGCGACGGTGCTGGGTGGCACGCCCACGCGGCTCGTGAACGACTTCTTCGCGTTCGGCGGGTCGGACGCGGCGAACCTCCGCAACGGGGCGTTCGTGGCGGCCGGCGACGTGGACGGCGACGGCTTTGCCGACCTGGTGTTCGGCGGCGGCCCCGGTGGCGCCCCGCGGGTGCTGGCGCTCGGCGGGGCGCTGCTCGCGGCCGGGAACGTGGGTGGGGCGCAGGCGGCGCCGCTGCTGAACTTCTTCGTCGCCGGCAACGACGCCGACCGCGGCGGGGTGCGCGTCGCGGTGTCCGACCTGGACGGCGACCACCGGGCCGACGTGCTCGCCGGCAGCGGCGAGAACCGCCCCGCGGTGCTGCGGGCGTACCTGGGGGCGAACGTGAGCGGCAGTGCCGAGCCGGCGACGTTCCAGGACGTGAGCCTGTTCGGCGGCCTCGTCCTGACCGGCGGCGTGTTCGTCGGGTGAGGTCGGGTCGTGCCAGGAAATCCGCCGCCGGCCGTGGGTTTTTCTCGACCCGCGACCGGCGGTCCGTCACACTGGCCGCGTCCGACCCGCGGAGGCCCGATGACCGCCGACCTGATCGCCCGCCTCGCCGGCGCCCGGGTGTACGACCTGGAGCAGCCGCGGTTCGCCGGCATGCCGATCCACCCGAGCCACCGGCCCGGGTACTTCTACGCGCTGCACCGCCGCCACGCCGACACCCACCGCCCGGCCGAGGAGGGGTCGCGGTCCGGGGCGTCCGGCACGCTCACCATGATGGAGCACAGCGGCACCCACATCGACGCCCTCTGCCACCAGGCGTGCGACCTCACCATGTACGGCGGCGTGCCGGTCGCCGGCACCGAGACGCCCGCCGGGTTCACCGCGCTCGGCGTGGAGACCATACCGCCGCTGCTGACCCGCGGCGTGCTGCTCGACGTGGCCGGGTGGAAGGGCGTCTCGCGGCTGCCGCCGCTGTACGAGATCAGCGCCGACGAACTGCGGGCGTGCGCGGCGGCGCAGGGCGTCGAGGTGCGACCCGGCGACACGCTGCTGGTGCGGACCGGGTTCGCCACGCTGTGGGGCGACGAGGCGGCGTATTTGGACGCGGCCGGCGTGGCCAAGAGCGGCACGCTGTGGGCGGCCGACCGCGGCGTGGTCGCGGTCGGGGCCGACAACATGGCGTGGGACGTGCCCGGCGTGCGCGACCCCGAGACCGGCGCGACGCTCTTCGCGCACGTGTACCTGCTGCCGCAGCGCGGCGTGTACATCGTCGAGAACCTGACGCTGGAGGCGCTGGCCGCCGACCGCCGGTACGAGTTCGCGTTCGTGGCCGTGCCGCTGAAGTTCACCGGCGCCACCGGCTCGCCGCTGCGGCCGCTGGCGCTGGTGTGACGCCCGTCACTTCGCCGGGTAGCGGTGCCCGGCGACCGCCATCGGGCAGGCATACACCGACGTCCGCGCCGTCACGTACAGCGTCTTCAGGTCCGTCCCGCCGAACGTCGCGTTCGACGGCTGCTCCGGGAACTTGATCGTGCCGAGCGCCTTGCCGGTCGGGTCGAACACTTGCAACCCGGTCGCGGACGTGATGTAGACGTTCCCCTTCGTGTCGACCGTGCCGCCGTCGCCGCCGCCGTTCCCGCCCGCCTTCGCCTGCTCCAACTCGCAGAACACGCGGCCCTTGCCGAGCTTCCCGGGCGCCTCCACCGCGTAGGCCATCATCTGCTTCTGGCCGCTCGGCAGGACGTACAGCGTCTTCTCGTCCGGCGACAGGAGTACGCCGTTCGGGTTGGGCAGGTCGTCGATCAGGCGCGTCACCTTGCCGGCGGCGTCGGCGTAGTAGACGCACGTTTTGCCCTGCGGCAGCGGCGTCGGGGAGCGGAACATCGGGTCGGTGAAGTACACGCCGTCAGCCTTGTCGAGGACGAGGTCGTTCGGCGCGTTGAACCGCTTGCCGTCGTACTCGCCAGCGACGACGCGGCGGGCCGTGCCGTCCGCCGACAGGGCGACGACCGCCCCTTCCATCTCGCACGCCACGACCTCGCCCTTCGCGTTCACCATCAGGCCGTTCGCCGACTTCGACTCGGGGCGGAACACGCTCACCTTGCCGGCGGCGTCGATCTTGTGAATGGTCTTGTTCGGGATGTCGCTGAAGTACACGTTGCCGGCGGCGTCGGGGGCGGGGCCTTCGGTGAAGGCGTATTTGCCGTCGAGCTTCTTGATCGGGCCGGCCGGCCCGACGCCGGCGATCGGGGCGTCTTGCGCGAGAACGGTCCCGGCGGCGGCGACCAGGAACACGGCGACGAGGCGGGTGAGCACGGAGAGCTCCGGGGTTCGGGGACGGGGCGGCATTGTTCTACGCCCTATCATGGACGCCAACCCGAGGAGCGACGCCCATGCGGCTGGCGACGGTGCTCACGCCGATGTCCGACGAGAACCTCCAGCTGGCCGCCCAGTGCGGCGTCACGGACATCGTCCACCGCTACGCCGACGCCGCAACCTTGCGCGCGTCCAGGCAACGCATCGCGTCCTTCGGCATGACGCTGTCCGTCGTCGAGGGCTACCTGCCGATCGAGGCCATCAAGCTCGGCGCCGACGACGGGCGCGAACTGCGGCTGCTGAAGACGCTGGTCCGCGACATGGCCGAGCTCGACGTGCGGCTGCTGTGTTACAACTTCATGGCCGGCACCGACTGGGTCCGCACCCGGCTCGACGCCCCCGAGCGCGGCGGGGCGAAGGTCACAGCCTTCGACCTGACCGCGGCTGACGCGGCCGTGCGCCTCGGCTACACGCCCGCCGACGTCCGCGCCGACGAGCTCGCCCGCCAGCTCTCCCCCGCGAAGCTGTGGGACCACCTCGAACGGCTCCTCAATGAGCTCCTACCCGTCGCGGAGTCGTGCGGCGTCACACTGGCGATGCACCCCGACGACCCGCCGCTGCCGGCGCTGCTGGGCAAGCCGCGCATCATGCACACGGTCGAGGCGTTCGAGCGGCTGGTGCGGCTGGCACCGACCCCGGCCAACGCGGTGTGCTTCTGCCAGGGCTCGTTCGCGGCGATGGGCGTGGACATCCCCGCAGCCATCCGCCGCCTGGGGCCGCACATCAAGTACGTCCACTTCCGCGACGTGCGCGGCACCGCCGAATCCTTCGCCGAGACGTTCCACGACAACGGCCCCACCGACATGGCCGCGGCGATGCGGGCGTACCGCGAGGCGGGGTTCGCCGGCCCGATGCGGCCGGACCACGTGCCGCAACTGGTCGGCGAGGACGACGGCGAGCCGGGGTACACGATGCTCGGCCGGCTGTTCGCGTTCGGCTACATCCGCGGCCTGATGCACGCCACCGCGTGAAGTGTTTACTCGCCCGCCCCGCGTCGGGTAGAATCACAATCCTGCCGTCCCGCAACTCCTCCCGGTGGTGCGAATGCGTGGCCCGATCGCACTCGCGGTTCTGCTCTTCGCCGCCGTTCGCGCCGACGGCCAGGACGCAACCGCCGTCACCTTCTTCGAGAAGCAGGTGCGGCCGCTCCTGGCCGAGCACTGCCACAGTTGCCACTCCGCGAAGGCGAACAAGGCCCGCGGCGGCCTCACACTCGACAGCCGCGACGCGCTTCTGAAGGGCGGCGAATCCGGCCCCGCCGTCGTGCCCGGTCAGCCGGAGAAGAGCCTGTTGGTGACCGCCGTCCACGGCACCCGCGCCGAACTGCAGATGCCGCCGAAGGGGAGGTTGCGGCCGGCGCAGGTCGCCGTATTCGAGAAGTGGGTGAAGGACGGCGCCGTCTACCCCGGCGGCACCGTCGCGGCCGCGCCGCCGAGCCCGCAGTCGGCCGAGGCCCGGCAGTTCTGGTCATTCCTGCCGCTCCGCCGCCACCCCGCGCCGGCCGTGAAGGACGTTGCGTGGACGCGGCGGCCGATCGACTCGTTCCTGCTCGCGGCAATGGAGGCGCGCGGGCTGGCGCCGTCCGCCGCGGCCGACCGCCGCACCCTGATCCGCCGCGCCTCCTTCGACCTGACCGGCCTCCCGCCGACGCCCGAGGAGGTGGCCGCGTTCGAGACCGACACCGCGCCCGACGCTTACGACCGGCTGATCGAGCGGCTGCTGGCGTCGCCGCACTACGGCGAGCGCTGGGCGCGCTACTGGCTCGACCTGGCCCGCTACGCCGACGTGCCCGAGAGCTGGGTGACCGGCCGCGGGCAGGCGTGGCCGTACCGCGACTGGGTGGTCCGCGCGCTCAACGCCGACCTGCCGTACGACCGCTTCGTGCAACTGCAACTCGCCGCCGACCTGGCGCCGGGCGCCACGCCCGCCGACCTGGCGGCGCTCGGCTTCCTCGGCATGAGCCCCGACTACTGGAAGGAACTCCAGCTCGACGTGGAGGTCATCAAGTCGATCGTCGCCGACGAGTGGGAGGAGCGGATCGACGCGGTCAGCAGCACGTTCCTCGGCCTGACGGTGGCGTGCGCCCGCTGCCACGACCACAAGTTCGACCCGATTAGCACGCGCGAGTACTACGCCCTCGCCGGCGTCATCGCGGGGACGCGGCAGGTGACGCTGCCGCTGCTGCCGCCGGCCGAGGGCGCCGCCGTGCGGCGGGCGGAAGCGGGCGTGCAGGCGCTCGACGAGATGGGGAAGGCGATCAAGGCGAAGCGGCCGGCGCCGGCCGACCTGAAGGCGCAGCTGGACGTGCTCGCGTCCGAGGCGAAGCGACTGGAGGAGACGCCGGGCTACAAGGTCGTCCCCGTGCGCGGCGTGGCGGACGGACACATCTCGGTGGTGTCGCGTGGGCCGAACGCGACGCGGCTGGAGTTCGAGGACGGCGTCGGCCGCGACATCGCCATGCACACCCGCGGCAACCCGTCGCGGCCCGGCGCGGTCGAGCCGCGGCGGTTTCTGTCGGTGCTTTCCGCCGGCGAGCCGAAGCGCTTCAGCCAGGGGAGCGGTCGGCTCGAACTGGCACGGGCGATCACCACCGACGGGGCGCCGCTGGCCGCGCGGGTGGTCGTGAACCGCGTGTGGAAGCTCCACTTCGGCCGCGGGCTGGTGGAGACGCCGAGCGACTTCGGCCGGCAGGGCGAGCGACCGAGCCACCCCGAGTTGCTGGACGACCTGGCCGCCCGCTTCGTCGCCGCCGGGTGGTCGCTGAAGTGGCTCCACCGCGAGATCGTACTGTCGGCCGCGTACCGACAGGGTGGCGCCACCGACGCCGCGAAGATGACCATCGACCCGGACAACCGGCTGCTGTGGCGCATGAGCCGGCGCCGGCTCGACGTGGAAGCGTGGCGCGACGCGATGCTCACCGTGAACGGCACGCTCCGCCGCGACCTCGGCGGCGCGCCGCTGGAACTGACCGACGCTTCCAACCGCCGCCGCACGCTGTACGGCCTCGTCCGCCGCCGCGACCTGACGGACCTGCTGCGACTGCACGACTTCCCCGACCCGCTGACGCACACCGCGGCGCGCATCCCCACGACGACCGCGCTGCAGCAGTTGTACGCGCTGAACGGCCCGCTGCTGCGGCAGGAGGCGGCGGCGCTGGCACGCCGGCTCGCGGCCGACGAACCCGCCGGCGGCGCGGCCCGGGTGCGGCGGGCGTACTCGCTGCTGTTCCACCGCGCCCCCACCGAGCGAGAGGCGGCGCTGGCGCTCGGCTTCCTGGGAAGTACGCCCGACGCCGACGCCTGGGCGCGCTACGCCCACGTGCTGCTCGGCAGCAACGAGTTCCTGTTCGTGGACTGATTCGTGGGGCCGATCATGATCCCTGCCCTTTCCCGCCGCGACCTGTTCCGCGGCGTCGGCGCGGTCGGACTCGCCGCGCTCCTCGCGCCGCAGGTCACAGCGGGCGCGCCGCACCACCGGCCGCGGGCCAAGCGGCTCATCCACCTGTTCATGAACGGCGGCCCGTTCGGCCCCGACTTCCTCGACCCGAAGCCGGCCATCAACCGCTTCGCCGGCCAGCGCCCCGCCGAGGTCGATCTCCGCACCGAGCGGCCCACGTCCGGCCTGCTCGGCGTGCCGTTCGCGTACCGCAAACACGGTCGCAGCGGCCTGGAGATGAGCGACCTCCTGCCGCGCCTGTCGGCGCACGCCGACGACCTGTGCGTGCTGCGCGCCGTCCACGGCGACAACCCGAACCACGGCCCGGCGCTGTTCCTGATGAACAGCGGCACCCTCACGCCGAACCGGCCGAGCCTCGGGGCGTGGCTCACCTACGGCCTCGGCACCGAGAACGCCGACCTGCCCGGGTACGTCGTCCTGTGCCCCGGCCGGCCGGTTCGCTTCGCCGAGTTGTGGGCCAGCTCGTTCCTGCCGTCCGAGTTCCAGGGCACGTACCTCAACCACACGAACCTCGACCCGCGGAAGATGGTGCCGCACCTGCACAACGCATCCACCACGACCGCCGACCAGCGCCGCCAGCTCGACCTGCTCGCCGAACTGAACCACGACCACGCCGCGGCCCGCGGCGGCGACCCGGTGCTGGAGGCGCGCATCCGCACGATGGAGACGGCGTTCCGGATGCAGACCACGGCGTCCGACGCCTTCGACCTGAGCCGCGAGCCGGACAAGGTGCGCGACCAGTACGGCCGCACGCACTTCGGCAACGCCTGCCTGCTGGCCCGCCGGCTGGCCGAGCGCGGCGTCCGCGTCACGCAGGTCTACTACGGCAACGGCCAGCCGTGGGACACGCACGGCAACCACAACGCCGCCACGCGCACGCTCGCCGCCGACATGGACCGCGCCTCGGGCGCGCTCCTGACCGACCTGAAGAACCGCGGCCTGCTCGACGACACGCTGGTGCTGTGGGGCGGCGAGTTCGGCCGCACCCCGACCACCGAGGGCGGCGACGGCCGCGACCACAACCACCACGGGTTCACGTGCTGGCTGGCCGGCGGCGGCACGAAGGGCGGCACGGCGTACGGCGCGACCGACGACTTCGGCTTCAAGGCGGTGCAGGACAAGGTCCACGTCCACGACCTGCACGCGACGATCCTGCACCTGATGGGCTTCGACCACGAGAAGCTGACGTACCGCCATGCCGGCCGCGACTTCCGCCTGACGGACGTGTCCGGCCGCGTGGTCACCGAGGTCGTGCGGTGAAGCTCGTCATCCACCCGCCCGTCGAGCCAGATCGCCTCGCCCGCCTCGCCGCAGCCGCTGCCCCAATGGCGGTGGTGAACGCCGCCGACGGGGCCGAGGCGCTCCGACACGTCCCCGACGCCGACGCCTTCTTCGGCAAGCTGACGCCGCTGCTGCTCGCGGCCGCGCCGCGGCTCCGCTGGGTGCAGGCGCCGACGGCCAGCCTCGAACACTACCTGTTCCCCGCGCTCGCCGCCCACCCGTGCGCCCTCACCAACATGCGCGGCCTCTTCTCGGACGTGATCGCCGACCAGGTGATGGGCTACGTCCTGTGCTTCGCCCGCAACCTCCACGTCTACGTGCTACAGTCCGCGGCTGCGAAGTGGGGGCCGGTCGGCGGCGAGGCGGCGCGGGTGGCTTTTGCGTCGGGGCCGGGCGTCGTCAACGCCATCGACCGCGCCCACCGTCACCTCGGCGGCGCGACGCTGGGCGTCGTCGGGCTCGGCGCCATCGGCCGCGAGGTGGCGCGGCGGGCGGCGGCGTTCGGGATGCGCGTCGTCGCCGTGGACCCGCGGCCGGCCGACGTGCCGGCGGAGGTCGCGGCCGTGTGGCCGGTGGGCGAACTGCCGCGACTACTCGCCGAGAGCGAGTACGTCGTGGTGGCGGCGCCGCACACGCCGCGCTCGGCGGGCATGTTCGGCCGCGAACAGTTCCGGCAGATGCGGCGCGACGCAATCCTCATCAACGTCGGCCGCGGGGCGCTGGTCGTGCTCGACGACCTGGTGGCGGCGCTGGACGCGGGCGAGCTGGCCGGCGCGGCGCTGGACGTGTTCGAGACGGAGCCGCTGCCGCCCGAGCACCCGCTGTGGCGGATGCCGGGCCGCGCCATCCTCACGCCGCACGTCGCCGGCTACTCGCCGCTCGTCGCCGGCCGCCACCTCGACGTGCTGCTCGACAACGTCGGCCGGTTCGTGCGCGGCGAGCCGCTGCGGAACGTGGTGGACAAGGACGAGTGGTACTGACCAGGCCATTCACGGTGACGCATCCCGGTCGTAAGCCGTCCGCTGGCAGGGACTTGGCCAAGCCAGGGAGAGGGCGCGCCCATGCTGTTCGGTGGGGTCTTCGAGCGGTTCCTAGAGGAGAGCCCGCTCAGCGTGATGTCCCGGGCGACCATCGAGCACGCCCTCTCGGCCTCGGCCCTCGACGCGCTGTTCGACCGGACCGCCGAGCGCGGGTACACCCGGGAGTTGCTGTTCTCCACGACGGTCGATCTGATGACCCTGGTGGTCGGCGGCAAGGCCCTCCACGTCCAGGCCGCCTACCGGCACCTGCGGGACCGCGTCCCGGTCACCCTCAAGTGCGTCTACGACAAGCTCCGGAACATCGAGACGGGCGTGTCCGCGGGGCTGGTCGCGCACGTGTCGGGCCGGTGCGAGGGGCTGATCACCGCGCTGGGCGGGGGGTGCAAGAGCCTGCTGCCGGGCTACCGGGTGCGGGTCCTCGACGGCAACCACCTGGCCGCCACCCAGCGGCGGCTGGGCGTCACCCGGGGGCACACCGCCGGCCCCTTGCCCGGGCAGAGTTTGGTCGTGCTCGACCCGGCCCTGATGCTGGTCACCGACATCGTCCCGTGCGAGGACGCCCACACCCAGGAGCGGGCGCTGATCGACCAGATTGTGCCGCTGGTGCGGGAGCGGGACGTGTGGGTCGCGGACCGCAACTTCTGCACGGCGGAGTTCCTGTGTGAGGTGGCCGCCCGGCGGGCCTACGTCGTCATCCGACGCCACGGGAACCTGAGCGTCGAGGCCGAAGCCGGGTACGGGGCCGAGGTCGCGACGGACCGGGGCTGGGTGGGCGAGCGGCGGGTCTGGGTCTGCTGGGGTGGGGCGCGGTTGGTGCGCCTGCGGCAGGTGCGGGTGCGGCTGCGGGCGCCGACCGCGGACGGGGACGCGGAGGTGGAGATCCTGACCAACCTGCCGGCGAAGGTGCCGGCCAAGAAGGTGGCCGAGATCTACCTCAAGCGGTGGAAGATCGAGGGGGCCTTCCACGAGTTGACAGTCGCCTTGAACTGTGAGGTGAACACCCTGGGGTACCCCAGGGCCGCGCTGTTCGGGTTCTGCGTGGCGGTGGCCGCGTACAACGTGCTGGCCGTACTGAAGGCGGCCCTGCGGGCGGTGCATGGTGAGAAGAAGGTGCAGGAGGAGGTGTCGGGGTATTACCTGGCGCTGGAGTGGGCGATGGTGTACGCGGGGATGATGATCGCCCTGCCCGCGTCGGAATGGGAGGCGTTCGGTCCGATGCCCAGCCCGGAGTTGGCCGGCCACCTCCGCGAGTGGGCGGGCAAGGTCGACCTTGGGAGGATCAAGAAAGCGCCGCCCCGGAAGCCGACGAGGACGGCGACCCGACGGATCAAGGACAAGAGCCCACATGTTTCCACGGCCCGGTTGCTCGACGAGGGGAAGAAGACCCGTCAGGCGAAAGTCAGCCGGAATCCGTGAGTCTCACACCGTGAATGGCCTGGTGGTACTGACGCGAGGCGTCGCTGCCGGGCGTGCGAGGCTTCGAGAAGTCCACGC carries:
- a CDS encoding NHL repeat-containing protein, which encodes MTRRTLRLEGLEAREVPAAVGALDPSFGTAGIVTTTFGGVDAAAAVAVQADGKIVVAGSTSVGNDFAVARYNPDGSLDTTFAGDGTATVDFGFAADDEQATALAVQDDGKIVVVGTATFAGDQDFVVARLTADGTLDPSFSVDGRARFDFAGGGTDNDLAYGVAIQGSGPGRTIVVVGTTDQTGSLLGTNIGVVRFTDAGAVASSQDVTLGGDEEGRAVVIDAAGRIVVVGHTDAGGGIIPGNLGVVRLQADGVTLDTGFDGDGRLVVDIGGGNDEAAGVAIDSNDRIVVAGTVVGAGSNFVLTRRNADGSPDTSFSGDGEAVFNLGGVDTARGVAVLPDGRIVVVGTTTAGAAPDDFAVLRLTAAGDPDTSFSADGRVFVDAGGDDEAAGVAVDRNGRVVVAGRTSVLNNFAVARLIGSVEKGEAVAAGGAAGATAALFEPDAAGALPAASAAVAAFGASTANARTAVADVNGDGFDDTILATGPGVPLRVAVVSGADDTTLLVAPFAPFAGSEDFAGGGFVSAGDFDLDGRAEFVVTPDVSGGPRVTVFARAADGTPAVRANFFGIDDAAFRGGARTAVGDVDGDGVPDLTVTAGFGGGPRAALFDGATVLGGTPTRLVNDFFAFGGSDAANLRNGAFVAAGDVDGDGFADLVFGGGPGGAPRVLALGGALLAAGNVGGAQAAPLLNFFVAGNDADRGGVRVAVSDLDGDHRADVLAGSGENRPAVLRAYLGANVSGSAEPATFQDVSLFGGLVLTGGVFVG
- a CDS encoding cyclase family protein, which gives rise to MTADLIARLAGARVYDLEQPRFAGMPIHPSHRPGYFYALHRRHADTHRPAEEGSRSGASGTLTMMEHSGTHIDALCHQACDLTMYGGVPVAGTETPAGFTALGVETIPPLLTRGVLLDVAGWKGVSRLPPLYEISADELRACAAAQGVEVRPGDTLLVRTGFATLWGDEAAYLDAAGVAKSGTLWAADRGVVAVGADNMAWDVPGVRDPETGATLFAHVYLLPQRGVYIVENLTLEALAADRRYEFAFVAVPLKFTGATGSPLRPLALV
- a CDS encoding SMP-30/gluconolactonase/LRE family protein, translated to MLTRLVAVFLVAAAGTVLAQDAPIAGVGPAGPIKKLDGKYAFTEGPAPDAAGNVYFSDIPNKTIHKIDAAGKVSVFRPESKSANGLMVNAKGEVVACEMEGAVVALSADGTARRVVAGEYDGKRFNAPNDLVLDKADGVYFTDPMFRSPTPLPQGKTCVYYADAAGKVTRLIDDLPNPNGVLLSPDEKTLYVLPSGQKQMMAYAVEAPGKLGKGRVFCELEQAKAGGNGGGDGGTVDTKGNVYITSATGLQVFDPTGKALGTIKFPEQPSNATFGGTDLKTLYVTARTSVYACPMAVAGHRYPAK
- a CDS encoding mannonate dehydratase → MRLATVLTPMSDENLQLAAQCGVTDIVHRYADAATLRASRQRIASFGMTLSVVEGYLPIEAIKLGADDGRELRLLKTLVRDMAELDVRLLCYNFMAGTDWVRTRLDAPERGGAKVTAFDLTAADAAVRLGYTPADVRADELARQLSPAKLWDHLERLLNELLPVAESCGVTLAMHPDDPPLPALLGKPRIMHTVEAFERLVRLAPTPANAVCFCQGSFAAMGVDIPAAIRRLGPHIKYVHFRDVRGTAESFAETFHDNGPTDMAAAMRAYREAGFAGPMRPDHVPQLVGEDDGEPGYTMLGRLFAFGYIRGLMHATA
- a CDS encoding PSD1 and planctomycete cytochrome C domain-containing protein, whose amino-acid sequence is MRGPIALAVLLFAAVRADGQDATAVTFFEKQVRPLLAEHCHSCHSAKANKARGGLTLDSRDALLKGGESGPAVVPGQPEKSLLVTAVHGTRAELQMPPKGRLRPAQVAVFEKWVKDGAVYPGGTVAAAPPSPQSAEARQFWSFLPLRRHPAPAVKDVAWTRRPIDSFLLAAMEARGLAPSAAADRRTLIRRASFDLTGLPPTPEEVAAFETDTAPDAYDRLIERLLASPHYGERWARYWLDLARYADVPESWVTGRGQAWPYRDWVVRALNADLPYDRFVQLQLAADLAPGATPADLAALGFLGMSPDYWKELQLDVEVIKSIVADEWEERIDAVSSTFLGLTVACARCHDHKFDPISTREYYALAGVIAGTRQVTLPLLPPAEGAAVRRAEAGVQALDEMGKAIKAKRPAPADLKAQLDVLASEAKRLEETPGYKVVPVRGVADGHISVVSRGPNATRLEFEDGVGRDIAMHTRGNPSRPGAVEPRRFLSVLSAGEPKRFSQGSGRLELARAITTDGAPLAARVVVNRVWKLHFGRGLVETPSDFGRQGERPSHPELLDDLAARFVAAGWSLKWLHREIVLSAAYRQGGATDAAKMTIDPDNRLLWRMSRRRLDVEAWRDAMLTVNGTLRRDLGGAPLELTDASNRRRTLYGLVRRRDLTDLLRLHDFPDPLTHTAARIPTTTALQQLYALNGPLLRQEAAALARRLAADEPAGGAARVRRAYSLLFHRAPTEREAALALGFLGSTPDADAWARYAHVLLGSNEFLFVD
- a CDS encoding DUF1501 domain-containing protein, which encodes MIPALSRRDLFRGVGAVGLAALLAPQVTAGAPHHRPRAKRLIHLFMNGGPFGPDFLDPKPAINRFAGQRPAEVDLRTERPTSGLLGVPFAYRKHGRSGLEMSDLLPRLSAHADDLCVLRAVHGDNPNHGPALFLMNSGTLTPNRPSLGAWLTYGLGTENADLPGYVVLCPGRPVRFAELWASSFLPSEFQGTYLNHTNLDPRKMVPHLHNASTTTADQRRQLDLLAELNHDHAAARGGDPVLEARIRTMETAFRMQTTASDAFDLSREPDKVRDQYGRTHFGNACLLARRLAERGVRVTQVYYGNGQPWDTHGNHNAATRTLAADMDRASGALLTDLKNRGLLDDTLVLWGGEFGRTPTTEGGDGRDHNHHGFTCWLAGGGTKGGTAYGATDDFGFKAVQDKVHVHDLHATILHLMGFDHEKLTYRHAGRDFRLTDVSGRVVTEVVR
- a CDS encoding D-2-hydroxyacid dehydrogenase, whose translation is MKLVIHPPVEPDRLARLAAAAAPMAVVNAADGAEALRHVPDADAFFGKLTPLLLAAAPRLRWVQAPTASLEHYLFPALAAHPCALTNMRGLFSDVIADQVMGYVLCFARNLHVYVLQSAAAKWGPVGGEAARVAFASGPGVVNAIDRAHRHLGGATLGVVGLGAIGREVARRAAAFGMRVVAVDPRPADVPAEVAAVWPVGELPRLLAESEYVVVAAPHTPRSAGMFGREQFRQMRRDAILINVGRGALVVLDDLVAALDAGELAGAALDVFETEPLPPEHPLWRMPGRAILTPHVAGYSPLVAGRHLDVLLDNVGRFVRGEPLRNVVDKDEWY
- a CDS encoding transposase, which translates into the protein MLFGGVFERFLEESPLSVMSRATIEHALSASALDALFDRTAERGYTRELLFSTTVDLMTLVVGGKALHVQAAYRHLRDRVPVTLKCVYDKLRNIETGVSAGLVAHVSGRCEGLITALGGGCKSLLPGYRVRVLDGNHLAATQRRLGVTRGHTAGPLPGQSLVVLDPALMLVTDIVPCEDAHTQERALIDQIVPLVRERDVWVADRNFCTAEFLCEVAARRAYVVIRRHGNLSVEAEAGYGAEVATDRGWVGERRVWVCWGGARLVRLRQVRVRLRAPTADGDAEVEILTNLPAKVPAKKVAEIYLKRWKIEGAFHELTVALNCEVNTLGYPRAALFGFCVAVAAYNVLAVLKAALRAVHGEKKVQEEVSGYYLALEWAMVYAGMMIALPASEWEAFGPMPSPELAGHLREWAGKVDLGRIKKAPPRKPTRTATRRIKDKSPHVSTARLLDEGKKTRQAKVSRNP